The following proteins come from a genomic window of Oceanibaculum indicum P24:
- a CDS encoding MFS transporter has product MLRQPASFWRLFGADFILRTAYQMGKTPVLPLFAAAIGAGQMLIGSIVAVSTVTGMLLKPMIGALSDRWGRRLWLWLALAVFAGTPFLYQFVTTPDELLVLRLFHGTATAIFGPVTLAYIIEMGREERATRLGWFEMARSGGYFFAPAITGWLLTIMPPEQVFTIIGALSCLAFIPVAFMTHTDTPLQAQREHRPSLWRQLATGFSHAASRIELWFASCLEVTVYCVTYGLKAFLPIFAVQEAGFSVLAAGLFFTVQEAAHMLTRPIGGRLGDRRGYLPAISGGMAVLGAALLLLPTTTTGAELVTVAVLSGIAQGLIFPSTVALVGNAVSASHTGLGLGMYGTMKNLGKVIGPIATGAMLELLSYGTVFRALAGFILAVALFVLLTHRQRQRVYE; this is encoded by the coding sequence ATGCTGAGACAGCCGGCGAGCTTCTGGCGCCTGTTCGGTGCCGACTTCATCCTGCGCACCGCCTATCAGATGGGCAAGACGCCGGTGCTGCCGCTGTTCGCAGCGGCCATCGGCGCCGGGCAGATGCTGATCGGCAGCATCGTGGCGGTGTCCACGGTAACCGGCATGCTGCTGAAGCCTATGATCGGCGCCCTGTCGGACCGCTGGGGCCGCCGGCTGTGGCTGTGGCTGGCGCTGGCGGTGTTCGCCGGCACGCCCTTCCTCTACCAGTTCGTGACGACGCCGGACGAGCTGCTGGTGCTGCGGCTGTTCCACGGCACCGCGACTGCCATCTTCGGGCCGGTCACGCTGGCCTACATCATCGAGATGGGGCGGGAGGAACGGGCCACCCGGCTCGGCTGGTTCGAGATGGCGCGGTCGGGCGGCTATTTCTTCGCGCCCGCCATCACCGGCTGGCTGCTGACCATCATGCCGCCGGAGCAGGTGTTCACCATCATCGGCGCGCTCAGCTGCCTTGCCTTCATTCCCGTCGCCTTCATGACGCATACGGACACGCCACTACAGGCGCAGCGGGAACATCGGCCCAGCCTGTGGCGGCAGCTCGCCACCGGCTTCAGCCATGCCGCCAGCCGCATTGAGCTGTGGTTCGCCAGCTGCCTTGAGGTGACGGTCTATTGCGTGACCTACGGGCTGAAGGCCTTCCTGCCGATCTTCGCGGTGCAGGAGGCAGGATTCAGCGTGCTGGCCGCCGGCCTGTTCTTCACCGTGCAGGAGGCCGCGCACATGCTGACCCGGCCCATCGGCGGGCGGCTGGGCGACCGGCGCGGCTACCTGCCGGCGATCTCCGGCGGCATGGCGGTGCTGGGGGCCGCCCTGCTGCTGCTGCCGACAACGACGACCGGGGCGGAGCTGGTCACCGTCGCGGTGCTGAGCGGCATCGCCCAGGGGCTGATCTTCCCCTCCACCGTGGCGCTGGTCGGCAACGCGGTCTCCGCCAGCCATACCGGCCTTGGGCTCGGCATGTACGGTACGATGAAGAATCTGGGCAAGGTGATCGGCCCGATTGCGACCGGCGCCATGCTGGAGCTGCTGTCCTACGGCACCGTGTTCCGGGCGCTGGCTGGCTTCATCCTGGCGGTGGCGCTGTTCGTGCTGCTGACCCACCGCCAGCGTCAGCGCGTGTATGAGTAA
- a CDS encoding WD40/YVTN/BNR-like repeat-containing protein → MAHDTGAASGMLDAMKWRCIGPSRGGRVVAVAGDANDPMTFYFGACAGGVWKTVDAGVYWRCVTDGFLSSATIGALAVARSDSNVVYAGTGETTIRIDVSYGDGLYRSTDAGRSWRHMGLAGTRHIGRICVHPSDPNLLYVAALGDAFGANEDRGVYRSRDGGESWEKILYRGPDAGAVDLSMDPNNPRILFACFWQARRSFWNLTSGGPGSGLFRSFDGGDSWEEVTEKSGFPGGLLGKVGVSVSAAKAGRVYALVEAEGSKTGLYRTDDYGSTWTQVSRNRDLMHRPWYYTHVFADPGHADTLYVTNFQMWKSTDGGQNFTEVTTPHGDNHDLWIDPANPKRMIEGNDGGACVSFNGGDSWSSIYNQLTAQFYRLDVDNQYPYRVYGTQQDNTSISVPSASEWGVITLADCSYPGTGESGFIAVHPEDANIVYIGAIGSSPGGSGALQRYDHRTRQMQLINVWPEESTGIAPKDMRYRFAWTYPILFSPHDSGTLYAGGNHVFRTRDEGMSWEEISPDLSRNDPSKQDYSGGPLTRDSAGAETYATCASLYESKHRKGEIWASTDDGLVHVTRDDGKNWQNVTPKEMPELAYVGSVEVSELDADTIYVSATCYKLADYKPYLFRSNDGGKSWKKITGDLPDGEITRVLRADPVRAGLLYTGTETGIFYSLDDGAHWTRMGGGFPVVPVYDIKVKNGDLVVATHGRSFWILDDVTPLRKLPAQPKGAQLFAPRPSIRSKLVWSAGRHGRDGISYGPAFGISGSTENVTLPDGTKQRLHLDVGENPPQGAIVYYWLDKDADGPVRLSFRDAKGAEIASFASDDKDADPARKPGTKAGLNRFIWDMKYPAAVKIDDALRGQAVKPLAGNGEPPAGPPVVPGSYSVTLEAAGKTQSESFTIEKDPRVSTKPADFAAQFDLHKQLHDCLSRLNGTVNRIRLLKRQATDIKGRANGSGLADQAAGLIGKLEAIEGVLVDIRREGSRDVLRNPAGLDDTLVDLINVVAIADAAPTKQAREVSEEIIGKVDAELAKLDALVKGDVAAVNAAAQKAGIAHLSA, encoded by the coding sequence ATGGCTCACGATACGGGGGCGGCGTCCGGAATGCTGGATGCCATGAAGTGGCGTTGCATCGGTCCGTCCAGGGGCGGGCGCGTGGTTGCGGTGGCAGGCGATGCCAACGACCCGATGACCTTCTATTTCGGGGCCTGCGCCGGTGGCGTCTGGAAGACCGTGGATGCCGGCGTCTATTGGCGCTGTGTCACCGACGGCTTCCTGTCCAGCGCCACCATCGGCGCGCTGGCCGTCGCGCGGTCGGATTCCAACGTCGTCTATGCCGGCACCGGCGAGACCACGATCCGCATCGACGTCTCCTATGGCGACGGTCTCTACCGCTCCACCGATGCCGGACGCAGCTGGCGCCATATGGGCCTTGCCGGCACCCGCCATATCGGCCGCATCTGCGTGCATCCGAGCGACCCCAACCTGCTCTATGTCGCGGCGCTGGGCGATGCCTTCGGCGCCAATGAGGATCGCGGCGTCTATCGCTCGCGCGATGGCGGCGAGAGCTGGGAGAAGATTCTGTATCGCGGCCCCGATGCCGGTGCGGTCGATCTGTCGATGGATCCGAACAATCCGCGCATCCTGTTCGCCTGTTTCTGGCAGGCGCGGCGCAGCTTCTGGAACCTGACCAGCGGCGGGCCGGGCAGCGGGCTGTTCCGTTCCTTCGATGGCGGCGACAGCTGGGAGGAAGTGACCGAGAAATCCGGTTTCCCCGGCGGGTTGCTGGGCAAGGTCGGCGTCTCCGTCTCGGCGGCGAAGGCCGGGCGGGTCTATGCCCTGGTCGAAGCCGAAGGCAGCAAGACCGGCCTCTACCGGACCGACGATTACGGCAGCACCTGGACGCAGGTCAGCCGCAACCGCGACCTGATGCACCGGCCCTGGTACTACACCCATGTGTTCGCCGATCCCGGCCATGCCGACACGCTCTATGTGACCAATTTCCAGATGTGGAAATCGACCGATGGCGGGCAGAACTTTACGGAAGTGACCACGCCGCACGGCGACAATCACGATCTGTGGATCGACCCCGCCAACCCGAAGCGGATGATCGAGGGCAATGACGGCGGCGCCTGCGTTTCCTTCAATGGCGGCGACAGCTGGTCGTCGATCTACAACCAGCTGACCGCCCAGTTCTACCGGCTGGATGTCGATAACCAGTACCCCTACCGCGTTTATGGCACGCAGCAGGACAATACCTCCATCTCGGTGCCCAGCGCCTCGGAATGGGGCGTCATCACGCTGGCTGACTGCAGCTATCCGGGCACCGGCGAAAGCGGCTTCATCGCCGTGCACCCCGAGGATGCCAACATCGTCTATATCGGCGCCATCGGCTCCAGCCCCGGCGGCAGCGGCGCGCTGCAGCGCTATGACCACCGCACGCGGCAGATGCAGCTGATCAATGTCTGGCCGGAGGAATCGACAGGCATCGCGCCGAAGGACATGCGCTACCGCTTTGCCTGGACCTACCCGATCCTGTTCTCGCCGCACGACAGCGGCACGCTCTATGCCGGCGGCAACCATGTGTTCCGCACCCGCGACGAGGGCATGAGCTGGGAGGAGATTTCCCCCGACCTCAGCCGCAACGATCCGTCGAAGCAGGATTATTCCGGCGGCCCGCTGACCCGCGACAGCGCCGGTGCCGAGACCTATGCGACCTGCGCCAGCCTGTACGAATCGAAGCACCGCAAGGGCGAGATCTGGGCCTCTACCGATGACGGCCTCGTGCATGTCACGCGCGACGATGGCAAGAACTGGCAGAATGTGACGCCAAAGGAGATGCCGGAGCTGGCCTATGTCGGCAGTGTCGAGGTGTCGGAGCTGGATGCCGACACGATCTATGTCTCGGCAACCTGCTACAAGCTGGCCGACTACAAGCCCTACCTGTTCCGCTCCAACGATGGCGGCAAGAGCTGGAAGAAGATCACCGGCGACCTGCCCGATGGCGAGATCACCCGCGTCCTGCGGGCCGACCCGGTGCGTGCCGGGCTGCTCTATACCGGCACCGAGACCGGCATCTTCTACAGCCTGGACGATGGCGCGCACTGGACCCGCATGGGCGGCGGCTTCCCGGTCGTGCCGGTGTACGACATCAAGGTGAAGAACGGCGATCTGGTGGTCGCCACGCATGGCCGGTCCTTCTGGATCCTGGACGATGTGACTCCGCTGCGGAAGCTGCCAGCCCAGCCGAAGGGCGCGCAGCTTTTCGCGCCGCGTCCGTCGATCCGCAGCAAGCTGGTGTGGAGTGCCGGCCGCCATGGCCGCGACGGCATCAGCTACGGCCCGGCCTTCGGCATTTCCGGCAGCACCGAGAATGTGACGCTGCCCGACGGCACGAAGCAGCGCCTGCATCTGGATGTCGGCGAGAATCCGCCGCAGGGCGCCATCGTCTATTACTGGCTGGACAAGGATGCGGACGGACCGGTGCGGCTCAGCTTCCGCGATGCCAAGGGAGCGGAGATCGCCAGCTTCGCCAGCGACGACAAGGATGCCGACCCGGCGCGCAAGCCCGGCACGAAGGCGGGCCTGAACCGCTTCATCTGGGACATGAAGTACCCGGCGGCGGTGAAGATCGACGATGCGCTGCGCGGACAGGCGGTGAAGCCGCTGGCCGGCAATGGCGAGCCGCCGGCCGGCCCGCCGGTGGTGCCGGGCAGCTACAGCGTCACGCTGGAAGCTGCCGGCAAGACGCAGAGCGAAAGCTTCACCATCGAGAAGGACCCGCGCGTCAGCACCAAGCCGGCAGATTTCGCCGCGCAGTTCGACCTGCACAAGCAGCTGCATGACTGCCTGTCGCGGCTGAATGGCACGGTGAACCGCATCCGCCTGCTGAAACGCCAGGCCACCGACATCAAAGGCCGCGCCAATGGCAGCGGGCTGGCGGACCAGGCGGCCGGGCTGATCGGCAAGCTGGAAGCCATCGAAGGCGTGCTGGTCGATATCAGGCGGGAAGGCTCGCGCGACGTGCTGCGCAACCCGGCCGGCCTCGACGATACGCTGGTCGATCTCATCAATGTCGTGGCCATCGCCGATGCCGCGCCCACCAAGCAGGCCCGCGAGGTCTCGGAAGAGATCATCGGCAAGGTCGATGCCGAACTGGCAAAGCTCGACGCGCTGGTGAAGGGTGATGTGGCGGCGGTGAATGCGGCGGCGCAGAAAGCCGGCATCGCGCACCTATCGGCCTGA
- a CDS encoding efflux RND transporter permease subunit, protein MNISKFFIDRPIFAGVLSVLIFVAGLIALRSMPVSEYPEVVPPQIVVRANYPGANPRVIAETVATPIEEAINGVEDMLYMSSQATTDGLMTLTVTFKLGTDPDKAQQLVQNRVSQAEPRLPEEVRRLGITTVKSSPDLMMVVHLLSPNDRYDMTYLRNYAVLNVKDRLARIDGVGDVQLFGSGDYSMRIWLDPDKVAELGLSASDVVNEIRAQNVQAAAGVVGASPSVPGIDLQLSVNAQGRLETEEEFGEIIVKSGADGQVTRLKDIARVEMGAAEYALRSLLNNKPAVAVPVFQSPGSNAIEISDQVRVVMDEIQQNMPEGVEYQIVYDTTQFVRASIDAVVMTLLEAIVLVVLVVILFLQTWRASIIPLLAVPVSIVGTFAVMYVFGFSINALTLFGLVLAIGIVVDDAIVVVENVERNIEEGLTPIEATYRAMREVSGPIIAIALVLVAVFVPLAFITGLTGQFYKQFALTISISTIISAINSLTLSPALAALLLKSHHAPKDALSRGMDKLFGWLFRGFNRAFNRGSNAYGNGLRGVISRKTLMMAVYLLLVGLTVGLFRSVPGGFVPGQDKQYLVGFAQLPDGATLDRTEEVIRQMGEIALQQPGVRDAIAFPGLSINGFTNSSNSGIVFVGLDDFHLRKDPALGGNAIAMQLNQKFAGIEEAFIAMFPPPPVQGLGTIGGFKLQLEDRTGQGYAALDQATKAFVARAYQTPELAGIFSSYQVNVPQLYADIDRTRARQLGVSVTDVFETLQIYLGSLYVNDFNKFGRTYSVRVQADAEYRARAEDIGRLQVRSSNGEMVPLSAVLRVKEAAGPERAMRYNGFLSADVNGGAAPGYSTGEAQAAIDRIAAETLPPGMAYEWTELTYQEILAGNSAILVFPLAILLVFLVLAAQYESLTLPIAIILIVPMGLLAAMAGVWISGGDNNVFTQIGLIVLVGLSAKNAILIVEFARELELSGMKPVEAAIEASRLRLRPILMTSLAFIMGVVPLVISSGAGAEMRQAMGIAVFSGMIGVTFFGIFLTPVFYVLLRRLAGNRPLKHVCGPVAGPGHSLPPSDQTV, encoded by the coding sequence ATGAATATCTCCAAATTCTTCATCGACCGTCCCATTTTCGCGGGCGTTCTGTCGGTCCTGATCTTTGTGGCCGGCCTGATCGCGCTGCGCTCCATGCCGGTGTCGGAATATCCCGAGGTGGTGCCGCCGCAGATCGTGGTGCGTGCCAATTATCCGGGCGCCAATCCGCGCGTCATCGCCGAGACGGTGGCCACCCCCATCGAGGAGGCGATCAACGGCGTCGAGGACATGCTCTATATGAGCAGCCAGGCGACCACCGACGGGCTGATGACGCTGACCGTCACCTTCAAGCTGGGCACCGACCCGGACAAGGCGCAGCAGCTGGTGCAGAACCGCGTCTCACAGGCCGAGCCGCGCCTGCCGGAGGAGGTACGCCGCCTTGGCATCACCACGGTGAAAAGCTCACCTGACCTGATGATGGTCGTGCATCTGCTGTCGCCGAATGACCGCTATGACATGACCTATCTGCGCAACTATGCCGTCCTCAATGTGAAGGACCGGCTGGCGCGTATCGACGGTGTCGGCGATGTGCAGCTGTTCGGCTCCGGCGACTATTCCATGCGCATCTGGCTCGACCCCGACAAGGTGGCGGAGCTGGGCCTGTCGGCCAGCGATGTGGTGAACGAGATCCGCGCGCAGAACGTGCAGGCCGCCGCCGGCGTGGTGGGCGCGTCGCCCAGCGTGCCGGGCATCGATTTGCAGCTTTCGGTGAACGCACAGGGCCGCCTGGAAACCGAGGAGGAATTCGGCGAGATCATCGTGAAGTCCGGCGCGGACGGGCAGGTGACCCGGCTGAAGGACATCGCCCGGGTCGAGATGGGCGCGGCGGAATATGCGCTGCGCTCGCTCCTGAACAACAAGCCGGCGGTCGCCGTGCCGGTGTTCCAGTCGCCCGGTTCCAACGCCATCGAGATCTCCGACCAGGTCCGCGTGGTGATGGACGAAATCCAGCAGAACATGCCGGAAGGCGTGGAATACCAGATCGTCTATGACACCACGCAGTTCGTGCGCGCCTCCATCGACGCGGTGGTGATGACGCTGCTGGAAGCCATCGTGCTGGTGGTGCTGGTGGTGATCCTGTTCCTGCAGACCTGGCGCGCCTCGATCATCCCGCTGCTGGCGGTGCCGGTCTCCATCGTCGGCACCTTCGCGGTGATGTATGTGTTCGGCTTCTCGATCAACGCGCTGACTCTGTTCGGGCTGGTGCTGGCCATCGGCATCGTGGTCGATGACGCCATCGTCGTGGTGGAGAATGTCGAGCGCAACATCGAGGAGGGGCTGACCCCGATCGAGGCGACCTACCGCGCGATGCGCGAAGTGTCCGGCCCGATCATCGCCATTGCGCTGGTGCTGGTGGCGGTGTTCGTGCCGCTGGCCTTCATCACCGGCCTGACCGGCCAGTTCTACAAGCAGTTCGCGCTGACCATCTCGATCTCCACCATCATCTCGGCGATCAACTCGCTGACGCTGTCGCCGGCGCTGGCGGCGCTGCTGCTGAAGTCGCACCACGCGCCGAAGGATGCGCTGAGCCGCGGCATGGACAAGCTGTTCGGCTGGCTGTTCCGGGGCTTCAACCGGGCCTTCAACCGCGGCTCCAACGCCTATGGCAACGGTCTGCGCGGCGTGATCTCGCGCAAGACGCTGATGATGGCAGTCTATCTGCTGCTGGTCGGATTGACCGTCGGCCTGTTCAGGAGCGTGCCGGGCGGTTTCGTGCCGGGCCAGGACAAGCAGTATCTGGTGGGCTTCGCGCAGCTGCCCGACGGCGCCACGCTGGACCGCACGGAAGAGGTGATCCGGCAGATGGGTGAAATCGCCCTGCAGCAGCCGGGCGTGCGCGACGCCATTGCCTTTCCCGGCCTGTCGATCAACGGTTTCACCAACAGTTCCAATTCCGGCATCGTGTTCGTCGGGCTGGACGATTTCCACCTGCGCAAGGACCCGGCGCTGGGCGGCAACGCCATCGCCATGCAGCTGAACCAGAAGTTCGCCGGCATCGAGGAGGCGTTCATCGCCATGTTCCCGCCGCCGCCGGTGCAGGGGCTTGGCACCATCGGCGGCTTCAAGCTGCAGCTGGAGGACCGCACCGGCCAGGGCTATGCCGCGCTGGACCAGGCGACCAAGGCCTTCGTCGCCCGCGCCTACCAGACGCCGGAGCTGGCCGGCATCTTCTCCAGCTATCAGGTGAATGTGCCGCAGCTCTATGCCGATATCGACCGCACGCGAGCCCGCCAGCTGGGCGTCTCCGTGACCGATGTGTTCGAGACGCTGCAGATCTATCTGGGGTCGCTCTATGTGAATGATTTCAACAAGTTCGGCCGTACCTATTCGGTCCGTGTGCAGGCTGATGCGGAATATCGTGCGCGGGCCGAGGATATCGGCCGGCTGCAGGTCCGCTCCAGCAATGGCGAGATGGTGCCGTTGTCCGCCGTGCTGCGGGTGAAGGAGGCGGCGGGGCCGGAACGCGCCATGCGCTATAACGGCTTCCTGTCAGCGGATGTGAATGGCGGGGCCGCGCCCGGCTATTCCACCGGCGAGGCGCAGGCCGCCATCGACCGGATCGCCGCCGAGACGCTGCCGCCGGGCATGGCCTATGAATGGACGGAGCTGACCTATCAGGAAATCCTGGCTGGCAATTCCGCCATCCTGGTCTTCCCGCTGGCCATCCTGCTGGTGTTCCTGGTGCTGGCCGCGCAGTACGAGAGCCTGACCCTGCCCATCGCCATCATCCTGATCGTGCCGATGGGGCTGCTGGCGGCGATGGCGGGCGTGTGGATCAGCGGCGGCGACAACAACGTCTTCACGCAGATCGGATTGATCGTGCTGGTCGGGCTGTCGGCGAAGAACGCCATCCTGATCGTGGAGTTTGCCCGCGAGCTGGAACTGTCCGGCATGAAGCCGGTGGAGGCCGCCATCGAGGCCAGCCGGCTGCGCCTGCGGCCGATCCTGATGACCTCGCTGGCCTTCATCATGGGCGTGGTGCCGCTGGTGATTTCCAGCGGCGCGGGGGCGGAGATGCGCCAGGCCATGGGCATCGCCGTGTTCTCCGGCATGATCGGCGTGACCTTCTTCGGCATCTTCCTGACGCCGGTGTTCTATGTGCTGCTGCGCCGTCTGGCGGGCAACCGTCCGCTGAAGCATGTCTGCGGCCCGGTGGCCGGGCCAGGGCACAGCCTGCCGCCGTCCGATCAGACTGTCTGA